One genomic region from Paramicrobacterium agarici encodes:
- a CDS encoding LysE family translocator gives MLVSWTAILGVALIELGMVLTPGPNMIYLVSRSISQGTRAAMIALAGTAVGFFAYLAAAALGLATLFAAVPAAFVVVKIAGAIYLAYLAWHMLKPGGRSAFDPVAIAPVRPLRLFGMGLITNLLNPKIAVLYAALLPQFINPAQTIWVQFLILGGVQIVIGVVVNGLIAASAGRLSRFLRTRPVAMRLQGWLSGTLLAGFAVKLAFEKQPAQ, from the coding sequence GTGCTCGTCAGCTGGACCGCCATACTGGGCGTAGCGCTCATTGAGCTCGGAATGGTGCTGACGCCGGGACCGAACATGATCTACCTGGTCTCCCGGTCGATCTCCCAGGGAACGCGAGCGGCAATGATCGCGTTGGCCGGAACAGCTGTCGGTTTCTTCGCCTACCTTGCAGCCGCCGCGCTGGGGCTGGCGACCCTGTTCGCCGCTGTTCCAGCGGCGTTCGTCGTTGTCAAGATTGCCGGTGCCATCTACCTCGCCTACCTCGCATGGCACATGCTGAAGCCCGGCGGGCGCTCGGCGTTCGACCCCGTGGCTATCGCTCCCGTCCGTCCGCTGCGCCTCTTTGGAATGGGTCTCATCACGAACCTGCTGAACCCGAAGATCGCGGTGTTGTATGCGGCCCTGCTGCCTCAATTCATTAATCCGGCCCAAACGATCTGGGTTCAATTTCTCATTCTTGGCGGCGTGCAGATCGTCATCGGCGTCGTCGTGAACGGCCTGATCGCCGCGAGTGCGGGACGTCTCTCACGGTTCCTGCGAACGCGACCGGTGGCCATGCGTCTTCAGGGATGGCTTTCGGGGACGCTCCTGGCCGGGTTCGCGGTCAAGCTCGCCTTCGAGAAACAACCCGCACAGTGA
- a CDS encoding maleylpyruvate isomerase family mycothiol-dependent enzyme, whose translation MTTTPDTDMLMTETLAERHRLIELAEQFGDDDWSAPSLCDGWRIREVVAHLTMPYRLRPLGYLVGMLRHGFKFDRFAQQDALGATSELSDAELLKLWQSHADSRWQPPGGGPAGALSHELIHGLDVTVALGLPNAPAERLALMLRAADDRNFTYFGVDLTGVRLEADDADATVGHGSVIRLPVHLLVLVVTGRRRLDDVREAA comes from the coding sequence ATGACCACCACCCCCGATACCGACATGCTGATGACGGAGACGCTGGCCGAACGCCATCGCCTCATCGAGTTGGCGGAGCAGTTTGGCGACGACGACTGGTCTGCGCCCTCACTCTGCGACGGCTGGCGGATTCGAGAGGTCGTCGCCCACCTCACGATGCCGTACCGTCTACGTCCTCTTGGGTACCTCGTCGGGATGCTGCGCCACGGCTTTAAGTTCGATCGCTTTGCACAACAGGATGCTCTCGGCGCCACCTCTGAGTTGTCAGACGCAGAGCTTCTGAAGCTGTGGCAGTCTCACGCCGACAGCCGCTGGCAGCCGCCCGGAGGTGGTCCGGCCGGCGCCCTCAGCCATGAGCTGATCCATGGTCTCGATGTGACGGTCGCGCTCGGGCTGCCGAATGCACCCGCGGAACGGCTCGCCCTCATGCTGCGCGCGGCTGACGACCGCAACTTCACGTATTTTGGAGTGGACCTGACCGGAGTCCGGCTGGAAGCGGACGATGCTGATGCAACGGTCGGGCACGGCTCGGTGATTCGGCTACCGGTGCACCTGCTCGTTCTCGTCGTGACGGGGCGCCGCCGATTGGACGATGTACGGGAGGCAGCATGA
- a CDS encoding RNA polymerase subunit sigma-70 encodes MDGIVSAEKLESLRQPLIRHCYRMLGSAADAEDAVQDTLIRAHERRDQYDPSRGALRTWLYRIATRICLDRLRGADRRMLFGGPEHMDGDDLGVPLPPHRWVEPVPGARLFGTDDPADTAVERETVRLAFVALLQHLPAKQRAVLVLRDVLAYSAAECADILDTSVASVTSALQRARARLADAREIEDAVALSAPQVELLERYVDAFESHDVAGLTNLLCADARTSMPPFDWWIRGGSAIATLMGATDDCARDRFIVVDVNGAPGLGQYRPDEHDVLRPFALIAVEARDGQIARTTTFLGMGDRFADFGLPDVFPHSSAVR; translated from the coding sequence ATGGACGGGATCGTGTCGGCCGAGAAGCTCGAGTCCCTTCGGCAGCCGCTCATCCGCCACTGCTACCGCATGCTTGGCTCGGCCGCAGATGCCGAGGATGCCGTTCAGGACACTCTGATCAGGGCGCACGAACGCCGCGATCAGTACGATCCCAGCCGTGGAGCCCTGCGCACCTGGCTGTATCGGATCGCGACGCGCATCTGCCTCGATCGCCTTCGCGGTGCAGATCGTCGGATGCTGTTTGGCGGCCCCGAGCACATGGACGGCGACGATCTCGGAGTGCCCTTGCCTCCGCACCGCTGGGTGGAGCCGGTGCCCGGCGCTCGTCTTTTCGGCACCGACGACCCCGCAGACACAGCTGTCGAGCGCGAAACGGTGCGACTCGCGTTCGTCGCCCTGCTTCAGCATCTCCCGGCGAAACAGCGCGCGGTCCTGGTTCTTCGCGACGTGCTCGCCTACTCGGCGGCCGAGTGCGCCGACATTCTCGACACCTCGGTGGCCTCGGTAACCAGTGCACTTCAACGTGCCCGGGCGCGTCTCGCCGATGCCCGTGAGATCGAGGATGCTGTCGCACTCTCGGCTCCCCAGGTTGAGCTTCTCGAGCGCTACGTAGACGCCTTCGAATCGCACGACGTCGCGGGACTCACCAATCTGCTCTGTGCTGACGCCAGAACGAGTATGCCGCCATTCGATTGGTGGATCAGGGGCGGTTCCGCGATCGCCACTCTCATGGGAGCGACCGACGACTGCGCCCGCGACCGATTCATTGTCGTCGACGTCAACGGAGCACCGGGACTCGGTCAATATCGACCTGACGAGCACGACGTGCTGCGACCGTTCGCACTCATCGCCGTCGAAGCGCGGGACGGGCAGATTGCGCGAACAACCACGTTTCTGGGCATGGGTGATCGTTTCGCCGATTTCGGCCTTCCCGATGTTTTCCCGCATTCTTCTGCGGTGCGATGA
- a CDS encoding SDR family oxidoreductase: protein MRQPADCSSAVVPKAISQTAFPRAYEDAEVIMPVRNVRKGEDAVVRIRERFPDANVSLRSLDQSSLDSVARLGGALIEEGKPIHILINNAGVMTPPSRQTTKDGHELQFGTNHLGHFALTAWLLPLLKAGHARVTSQVSVAARGGAINWEDPNWERTYNASRAYSQSKIALGLFGLELDRRSRANGWKISSNLSHPGVAPTNLLTARPELGRSKDTPRARLIRWLSERGILLGTVETAKFPALMAATDPQARSGALYGPSGPGNLGGAPSEHALYRPLRSAENASRVWDLSERLAATSFTN from the coding sequence GTGCGTCAACCAGCCGATTGCTCGAGTGCTGTCGTCCCCAAAGCGATATCTCAGACAGCGTTTCCGAGGGCGTATGAGGATGCTGAAGTGATCATGCCCGTTCGCAACGTCCGCAAGGGCGAGGACGCTGTCGTGCGCATCCGTGAGCGGTTTCCCGATGCAAACGTCTCATTACGCTCGCTTGACCAGTCGTCACTGGATTCGGTAGCGAGACTGGGCGGTGCACTCATAGAAGAGGGCAAGCCAATTCACATCCTCATCAACAACGCGGGCGTCATGACCCCTCCGAGCAGGCAGACGACGAAAGACGGGCATGAGCTCCAGTTCGGCACGAATCACCTGGGACATTTCGCGCTGACGGCATGGCTTCTCCCGCTGCTGAAAGCGGGACATGCTCGCGTGACCTCCCAGGTCAGCGTTGCAGCACGGGGCGGAGCGATCAACTGGGAGGACCCTAACTGGGAACGCACGTATAACGCGTCACGCGCGTACAGTCAGTCGAAGATCGCGCTCGGTCTGTTCGGGCTGGAGCTCGACCGGCGCAGCCGCGCGAATGGCTGGAAAATCAGTAGCAACCTGTCCCATCCCGGCGTCGCGCCGACGAATCTTCTCACTGCGCGACCTGAACTCGGCCGCAGCAAGGATACGCCGCGGGCAAGGCTCATCCGCTGGCTTTCTGAACGCGGGATTCTCTTAGGTACTGTCGAGACGGCTAAATTCCCGGCGCTGATGGCCGCGACCGACCCGCAGGCTCGGTCGGGCGCCCTCTACGGGCCTAGCGGACCGGGGAATCTTGGTGGCGCTCCCTCCGAGCACGCACTGTATCGGCCGCTACGGAGCGCCGAGAATGCGTCGCGGGTGTGGGACCTCTCCGAACGCCTTGCTGCCACGAGCTTCACCAATTGA
- a CDS encoding isocitrate lyase/PEP mutase family protein: MTQTLDGQNASQAVRARTLSALHAAPEILRVVNVWDVVSAKAILALPETRALATAGHSIAASFGYADGAIPLDVTLDMVGRIVDAAGDVPVSADLDDGYDDPAETARRAIDVGVVGANIEDRLRPLSESVARVEAVIAAGNAEGVPFALNARTDAFLRANGRPEEESIADAIERGRAYIGAGADIVFVPGKLSADVVRQLVEGIGERKVSVIGGLPGALTGAEYEALGVGRVSYGPTTQRVALTALQDLGASLYANGLIPESTRDLN; this comes from the coding sequence ATGACGCAGACTTTGGACGGACAGAACGCGTCGCAGGCCGTTCGAGCCCGAACGCTCTCAGCGCTGCACGCCGCGCCCGAGATCTTACGCGTGGTAAACGTGTGGGACGTCGTGTCGGCCAAAGCGATCCTTGCTCTTCCCGAGACCCGAGCCCTTGCCACTGCGGGTCATTCGATTGCGGCGAGCTTCGGCTACGCCGATGGCGCGATTCCGCTCGACGTCACCCTCGATATGGTTGGCCGAATCGTGGATGCTGCGGGTGACGTACCCGTCTCAGCGGACCTTGACGATGGTTACGACGATCCGGCCGAGACTGCTCGCCGCGCGATCGACGTCGGAGTTGTCGGCGCGAATATCGAGGATCGGCTTCGGCCGCTTTCGGAGTCCGTGGCGCGTGTCGAAGCAGTCATCGCAGCGGGTAATGCCGAGGGCGTCCCCTTCGCTTTGAATGCGCGTACCGACGCGTTCCTGCGCGCCAACGGCCGCCCTGAAGAAGAGTCCATTGCCGACGCGATCGAGCGCGGACGCGCATACATTGGCGCAGGCGCCGACATCGTCTTCGTGCCGGGAAAGCTTTCTGCCGACGTCGTCCGTCAACTGGTGGAGGGCATTGGCGAGCGCAAGGTCAGTGTGATCGGAGGTCTCCCTGGTGCACTCACCGGCGCGGAGTACGAAGCGCTCGGCGTCGGCCGCGTCTCGTACGGACCGACGACCCAGCGCGTCGCCCTCACCGCTCTGCAAGACCTCGGAGCGAGTCTCTACGCGAACGGCCTGATCCCGGAATCGACGCGCGACCTCAACTGA
- a CDS encoding putative immunity protein: MTSIQTLTETDRRTIARWAAACAQRVLPLFEADSPDDRVQDAVARTRAFSNGESTAAAEIRQRLFAVKAARTATSPAGAAAARSAAQASAVAHMGAHALGAAAYAAKAVSLANPSERNAAQKEVQWQLAHLTNDERDVLRRLPLLGTDTSGPLGPGLLTRGIVGSVIREIQAHLNGGSPEPQLAGRIS, translated from the coding sequence GTGACCTCGATTCAGACACTCACTGAGACAGATCGGCGAACGATCGCACGCTGGGCAGCCGCTTGTGCGCAGCGAGTGCTTCCCCTCTTCGAAGCCGATAGTCCAGACGATCGGGTACAGGATGCTGTCGCCCGCACACGCGCATTCAGCAATGGTGAGAGCACCGCTGCCGCAGAGATTCGTCAGCGCCTTTTCGCCGTCAAAGCAGCACGCACCGCGACATCGCCTGCTGGCGCGGCAGCCGCCAGATCGGCTGCACAGGCCTCGGCCGTCGCTCACATGGGTGCGCATGCGCTGGGCGCTGCAGCCTATGCCGCGAAGGCCGTCTCGCTCGCGAACCCTAGTGAGCGCAACGCAGCGCAGAAAGAAGTGCAGTGGCAACTGGCTCATCTCACAAACGATGAGCGCGACGTGCTTCGACGCCTGCCGCTTCTGGGAACGGACACGTCAGGCCCGCTCGGTCCCGGACTCCTGACACGAGGGATCGTGGGCTCGGTGATTCGCGAAATCCAAGCTCACCTGAATGGTGGGTCGCCGGAACCGCAACTTGCTGGCCGCATCAGTTGA
- a CDS encoding ASCH domain-containing protein, protein MRVLNRQDGLMSNSPPPDASAPTAADFSRARQIERFWEMCREYAAVEGCVSKESAAPPAWSFGDSPELADHLLELTLRGDKTATASAKWEYEAENEPLPEPGDLSIVLDSSGEPRALIRTTEVIVVPFDAVSAEQAYLEGEGDQSLEYWRAEHERCWRGTLAHTSYEFDAKMLVVCERFELLYPSSEHTNNDGRVSDLGSRA, encoded by the coding sequence ATGCGCGTGCTCAACCGGCAAGACGGTCTCATGAGCAACTCCCCTCCGCCTGATGCCTCCGCACCGACCGCGGCCGACTTCTCTCGGGCACGGCAGATCGAACGATTCTGGGAAATGTGCAGGGAGTATGCGGCTGTCGAAGGCTGCGTCTCGAAAGAATCGGCGGCACCGCCCGCGTGGTCATTTGGCGATTCCCCGGAACTCGCCGATCACTTGCTCGAGCTGACGCTAAGAGGAGACAAGACAGCGACGGCGAGCGCCAAGTGGGAGTACGAGGCCGAAAACGAGCCTCTACCCGAACCAGGCGATCTCTCGATCGTGCTGGATAGTTCGGGCGAGCCACGCGCGCTCATTCGAACAACCGAGGTCATAGTCGTCCCGTTCGATGCCGTGTCGGCGGAGCAAGCTTACCTCGAAGGGGAAGGTGACCAGTCGCTGGAGTACTGGCGCGCCGAGCACGAGCGGTGCTGGCGCGGCACGCTCGCGCACACGTCATACGAATTCGACGCCAAGATGCTCGTCGTCTGCGAACGGTTTGAACTGCTCTACCCGAGCAGTGAGCATACGAACAATGACGGAAGGGTTTCTGACTTGGGGTCCAGAGCTTAA
- a CDS encoding AAA family ATPase — protein sequence MKRSRVHVLGASGSGTTTLGRALADHWAVPHADADDYFWLPTSPPFQQKRPAEERRALMRDVFVPREAWVLSGSVVDWGEDIVRECAAVVFLTLDPVERLRRLEARELHRRAGADFDKAAWATFLQWARGYDDPEFEGRSRAAHEAWLGQLRQPILRLDSALPKEDLLSEVLSWEPAKRGRD from the coding sequence GTGAAGCGATCGCGCGTGCACGTGCTGGGTGCCAGCGGCTCCGGGACGACGACTCTTGGTCGGGCTCTAGCGGACCACTGGGCAGTCCCACATGCAGATGCCGACGACTACTTCTGGCTGCCCACGTCTCCGCCGTTTCAGCAGAAGCGGCCGGCGGAAGAACGCCGGGCACTGATGCGGGATGTGTTCGTGCCCCGGGAAGCATGGGTGCTTTCCGGGTCGGTGGTTGACTGGGGCGAGGACATTGTCCGCGAGTGCGCCGCCGTGGTGTTCCTGACTCTGGATCCAGTCGAACGCCTGCGCCGGCTCGAAGCTCGTGAGCTGCATCGCAGGGCTGGGGCGGATTTCGACAAAGCTGCCTGGGCGACGTTCCTGCAATGGGCGCGCGGCTACGACGACCCCGAGTTCGAGGGGCGCAGTCGCGCGGCCCACGAGGCGTGGCTCGGGCAGCTCCGCCAACCCATTCTTCGGTTAGATAGTGCGCTCCCCAAGGAGGACCTGCTCTCCGAAGTTTTGTCGTGGGAACCGGCTAAACGCGGCAGAGATTGA
- a CDS encoding TetR/AcrR family transcriptional regulator: MPRQLSSYHREVAATNREKILDSAVRLFLDSGYDRTSLARVAEGAGVSKATLFKQFPTKAELFEATVLAAGGSPEAAPIAVPKGDFHRGLVVLGRLYAELLNRPHMVALMRTVIAESPRFPELRDRTFDFGTLPVLATLRRYLEAEHAAGRADIEDSDVASAQFLGMIASSMFWPRLVHGTWSITDEEQLYVIDEAARTIAKRYGKAVDHRASSRDLRPRNGG; encoded by the coding sequence ATGCCTCGCCAGTTGTCCTCGTATCACCGTGAAGTCGCCGCGACGAACCGTGAAAAGATCCTCGACTCAGCTGTGCGCTTGTTCCTCGACTCCGGGTACGACCGCACATCGTTGGCACGCGTCGCCGAAGGAGCGGGCGTGTCGAAGGCGACGTTGTTCAAGCAGTTCCCGACGAAGGCTGAGCTGTTTGAGGCGACCGTGCTCGCGGCGGGCGGGTCGCCCGAGGCTGCGCCAATCGCAGTTCCAAAGGGAGACTTCCATCGTGGCTTGGTGGTGCTTGGACGTCTGTATGCGGAGCTGCTCAACCGTCCGCACATGGTCGCGCTGATGCGGACTGTGATCGCTGAGTCGCCAAGGTTCCCGGAGCTGCGAGATCGCACCTTCGATTTCGGGACGTTGCCCGTGCTTGCGACCCTCCGGCGCTATTTGGAGGCGGAACACGCGGCGGGAAGAGCCGACATTGAGGACTCGGATGTCGCATCCGCGCAGTTCCTGGGCATGATCGCATCGTCGATGTTCTGGCCGCGTTTGGTGCACGGCACGTGGTCGATCACGGACGAGGAGCAGCTCTACGTCATCGATGAAGCGGCCCGCACGATCGCCAAACGCTACGGCAAAGCGGTGGACCACCGAGCATCGTCGAGAGACCTGCGCCCTCGAAATGGTGGTTGA
- a CDS encoding dihydrofolate reductase family protein has product MGQVIVHATMTVDGFIADIGGEVDWMFGRPSAPEDDAVVANVIERIGAVVGGANKTQTIDDGEIPYGGMLNVPVYLMTHSPHDPIERDGITYTFIVDDIAEAVELAKLAAGEKWVSLLGGSISRQCLQLDLVDEIHLDVAPVLLGEGIPLFAGLEKRVELERLETSAFASETHLRYRVVHPT; this is encoded by the coding sequence ATGGGCCAAGTGATCGTGCACGCGACGATGACTGTTGACGGGTTCATCGCGGACATCGGCGGCGAAGTCGATTGGATGTTCGGCCGGCCGTCCGCCCCGGAGGACGATGCAGTGGTCGCCAACGTCATCGAACGGATCGGTGCCGTGGTCGGCGGGGCGAACAAGACGCAGACCATCGACGACGGCGAGATCCCCTATGGCGGCATGCTCAACGTGCCCGTGTACCTCATGACGCACAGCCCTCACGACCCGATCGAACGGGATGGCATCACGTACACCTTCATCGTCGACGACATCGCAGAAGCCGTCGAGTTAGCCAAACTGGCGGCGGGAGAGAAGTGGGTCAGCCTACTCGGCGGCAGCATCTCGCGCCAATGCCTCCAGCTCGATCTCGTCGACGAAATCCATCTCGACGTCGCGCCAGTACTCCTCGGCGAGGGTATCCCGCTGTTCGCAGGCCTGGAAAAGCGCGTAGAGCTGGAACGCCTCGAGACGTCGGCCTTTGCGAGCGAGACCCATCTCCGCTACCGCGTCGTCCACCCAACATGA
- a CDS encoding HigA family addiction module antitoxin — protein MSNSSTTTEADLIEPVHPGEILMEDFIEGFGITQNKLAVSIGVPPRRINEIVHGKRGITADTAIRLARYFGTSDEFWMNLQSNYELRLERRALRDKVAAITPLKVA, from the coding sequence ATGTCGAACTCGTCGACTACCACTGAGGCTGATCTGATCGAGCCTGTCCACCCGGGAGAGATCCTGATGGAGGATTTCATCGAGGGCTTCGGGATCACGCAGAACAAGCTAGCTGTGTCTATCGGTGTGCCACCGCGCCGGATCAACGAGATTGTTCACGGTAAGCGCGGCATCACAGCCGACACGGCGATCCGTTTGGCGCGGTACTTCGGGACGTCCGATGAGTTCTGGATGAACCTGCAGTCGAATTACGAGCTGCGGCTCGAGCGCCGTGCGCTGCGTGACAAGGTCGCTGCGATCACGCCGCTGAAGGTCGCCTGA
- a CDS encoding type II toxin-antitoxin system RelE/ParE family toxin: MIRSFGSKGTERIWHEQYVKGVDRTVQRATLRKLELIHAAKDVDDLRIPPGNRLERLVGDRRGQHSVRVNAQWRICFVWRDGGAEDVELVDYH, encoded by the coding sequence GTGATCAGATCGTTCGGGAGCAAGGGCACCGAGCGAATCTGGCACGAGCAGTACGTCAAGGGTGTTGACCGGACTGTGCAGCGGGCGACGCTGCGCAAGCTCGAGTTGATACATGCGGCAAAGGATGTTGACGACCTGCGGATCCCGCCCGGGAACCGGTTGGAGCGCCTGGTCGGTGATCGACGCGGTCAACACAGTGTCCGTGTGAATGCGCAGTGGCGTATCTGCTTCGTCTGGAGAGATGGAGGTGCGGAAGATGTCGAACTCGTCGACTACCACTGA
- a CDS encoding nucleotidyltransferase domain-containing protein, which translates to MTDFVARARRFVDAHYPQALAAFLGGSAASGDATDSSDLDILIVLPDTWASASFVETVTFEGQLVEAFVYGRDGLLPWLKKGRDDGRPVLDRLITSGVSLVPGEVADGMAAGSRAVFDAGPAPIDDEQLNRRRYALSALVDDVADAGDQGIRNVASWAAWKEAAELALLWKGCWMGTGKWLLRELRAHGDPFGLAAWAERGGRDTGALLTSCNALLDEVGGSLQSGHVRGEKPRDLD; encoded by the coding sequence GTGACTGACTTCGTAGCCCGTGCGCGACGCTTTGTCGATGCGCACTATCCGCAGGCACTCGCGGCATTCCTCGGAGGCAGCGCCGCATCTGGAGATGCAACCGATTCCTCGGACCTCGACATCCTGATCGTGCTCCCGGATACGTGGGCCTCTGCGTCGTTCGTAGAGACGGTCACGTTCGAGGGCCAGCTCGTGGAGGCATTCGTGTACGGGCGGGACGGGCTCTTGCCGTGGTTGAAGAAAGGGCGCGACGACGGCCGTCCGGTACTGGACCGTCTGATCACGAGCGGAGTGTCGCTCGTTCCGGGCGAAGTTGCTGACGGCATGGCTGCAGGCTCGCGGGCTGTGTTTGATGCAGGTCCTGCACCTATCGATGATGAACAGCTGAATCGACGGCGGTACGCTCTGTCGGCATTGGTCGACGATGTCGCGGATGCAGGGGATCAGGGCATTCGCAACGTGGCGTCGTGGGCGGCGTGGAAGGAAGCGGCTGAGCTGGCTCTGCTGTGGAAGGGATGTTGGATGGGGACGGGGAAGTGGCTGCTGCGTGAGTTGCGTGCGCACGGCGACCCGTTCGGCTTGGCAGCTTGGGCGGAGCGAGGTGGACGTGACACGGGCGCTCTTCTGACAAGCTGCAATGCGCTGCTCGACGAGGTGGGCGGTTCTCTGCAGTCCGGGCATGTCCGGGGAGAGAAGCCTCGCGATCTTGACTGA
- the ychF gene encoding redox-regulated ATPase YchF, which produces MALTIGIVGLPNVGKSTLFNALTKNQVLAANYPFATIEPNVGVVNLPDPRLDVLAKLFGSERILPATVSFVDIAGIVRGASEGEGLGNKFLANIREADAIAEVVRGFSDDDVVHVDGTIDPKADMETINTELILADLETIERAIPRYEKEARGKKIGPEVLTAAKEAQEALQAGTPLSSASIDLDPIAELGLLTTKPFIYVFNVDEEILTDADKKQELAALVAPAEAVFLDAKIESELIDLDPEDAAELLASTGQDESGLDQLARVGFDTLGLQTYLTAGPKEARAWTIGKGWKAPQAAGVIHTDFEKGFIKAEVISFDDLVETGSVQEARAHGKARMEGKDYVMKDGDVVEFRFNV; this is translated from the coding sequence GTGGCTCTCACTATCGGTATCGTCGGACTTCCCAACGTCGGCAAATCAACCCTGTTCAACGCTCTCACCAAGAACCAGGTTCTTGCGGCGAACTATCCGTTCGCGACGATCGAGCCGAACGTGGGCGTCGTGAATCTTCCCGATCCGCGTCTCGACGTGCTGGCGAAGCTCTTCGGCAGTGAGCGCATTCTGCCTGCGACCGTGTCGTTCGTCGACATCGCGGGCATTGTGCGCGGAGCCAGCGAGGGGGAGGGGCTCGGCAATAAGTTCCTCGCCAACATTCGCGAGGCAGACGCGATCGCCGAGGTCGTTCGCGGATTCTCCGATGACGATGTCGTGCACGTTGACGGCACCATCGACCCGAAGGCCGACATGGAGACCATCAACACGGAGCTGATTCTCGCTGACCTCGAGACTATCGAGCGCGCGATTCCGCGGTACGAGAAGGAGGCCCGCGGAAAGAAGATCGGTCCTGAGGTGCTGACCGCTGCGAAAGAAGCGCAGGAGGCTCTGCAGGCCGGAACGCCGCTGTCGTCAGCATCCATTGATCTCGACCCCATTGCAGAACTTGGCCTTCTGACGACCAAGCCGTTTATCTACGTTTTCAACGTGGATGAAGAGATACTGACGGATGCTGACAAGAAGCAGGAGCTTGCTGCGCTTGTCGCGCCGGCAGAGGCCGTGTTCCTCGACGCCAAGATCGAGTCTGAGTTGATTGATCTTGATCCAGAGGATGCTGCAGAGCTGCTCGCCTCCACGGGGCAGGATGAGTCGGGGCTCGACCAGCTTGCTCGTGTGGGCTTTGACACGCTCGGGTTGCAGACGTACCTGACGGCGGGGCCGAAGGAGGCTCGGGCGTGGACAATCGGCAAAGGCTGGAAGGCGCCGCAGGCTGCTGGAGTCATTCACACGGACTTTGAGAAGGGCTTCATTAAGGCCGAGGTCATTTCGTTCGATGACCTTGTGGAGACCGGGTCCGTGCAGGAAGCGCGTGCGCACGGGAAGGCTCGTATGGAGGGCAAGGACTACGTCATGAAGGATGGCGACGTGGTGGAGTTCCGCTTCAACGTCTAG
- a CDS encoding class I SAM-dependent methyltransferase: MSVERSDLSEQRALSFGHVAESYQAARPTYPDAAIDWLVPERTRRVLDLGAGTGKFTESLVARGLDVIAVEPSVEMLQKLAERLPTVDARQGTAESIPVEDASVDVVTVAQAWHWVDADAAVPEIARILRTAGLLSLVWNMHDDRIAWVREMEEVLGKLPRFNVEYETPQIGELFGHVESWTTSWTRKLTLPELDTYLRSLSYVSLKSPPEQAEIVDRVQAIASDAVAADGTLELPYLTECHRARLTD, encoded by the coding sequence ATGAGCGTCGAGAGAAGCGATCTTTCTGAGCAACGGGCCCTGTCTTTCGGGCACGTCGCTGAGAGTTACCAGGCCGCGCGCCCCACGTATCCCGATGCCGCGATCGATTGGCTTGTGCCGGAGCGGACGCGACGCGTGCTCGATCTCGGAGCAGGCACGGGCAAGTTCACGGAGTCGCTCGTTGCGCGTGGTCTGGACGTGATCGCCGTTGAACCGTCTGTAGAAATGCTGCAGAAGCTGGCAGAACGCCTGCCGACGGTCGATGCTCGCCAGGGCACCGCCGAGTCGATCCCCGTCGAGGACGCGAGCGTGGACGTCGTGACGGTGGCTCAGGCGTGGCACTGGGTGGATGCTGACGCTGCAGTCCCCGAGATCGCGCGCATTCTTCGGACCGCCGGTCTGCTCTCGCTCGTGTGGAACATGCACGACGACCGGATCGCGTGGGTGCGAGAGATGGAGGAGGTGCTCGGAAAGCTCCCGCGATTCAACGTCGAATACGAGACCCCTCAGATCGGCGAGCTCTTCGGCCACGTTGAGTCATGGACGACGTCGTGGACGCGTAAGCTCACCCTGCCGGAACTCGACACGTACCTTCGCTCACTGAGCTACGTCTCGCTCAAATCGCCGCCAGAGCAGGCTGAGATCGTCGATCGCGTTCAGGCCATCGCGAGCGATGCCGTGGCGGCAGACGGAACCCTTGAGCTGCCGTACCTCACAGAGTGCCACCGAGCGCGCCTCACAGACTGA